The DNA segment GAAAGTATGAGGTTTTGTTTCTTGTAAAACACGTCTGGTGTTAGCTGTACCAAATTCCGGTAAACCGACAGCACCGGTTTCTTGATGATAAATTCTTGGATCGGCTTTCAAGGCTTTGTCTTCATAGAATAATGATAATGTTTCAGCATCATTCATTGGAATATCCATTGGTTTCACCGTCGCAATTTCTTGCAGTAAGCGCATGGAGGTTGGATCAACATGGCCTAAAATATCAAACTTAAGGATTTGGTCACCATAATCATGGTATTCAAAGTGGGTTGTCTTCCATGGCCCCGGTTGATTGGATGGGTATTGGATTGGTGTGAAATCTTCAACCACATGGTCTTTTGGTACAATCACAATTCCACCAGGATGTTGACCGGTGGTACGCTTAACATCTTGGCAATGCATGGCTAGATATTCTTTCATTGGAGAGCTAAATTGCACATTCATCTCCTCTTCATAGCCCTTCACATAACCAAAGGCTGTCTTTTCGGCAACGGTACCAATCGTACCGGCACGGAAAGCATGTTCTTCACCAAAATAATCTTTGATAAAGTTATGGGCTTTGGCTTGGTATAAATCCGAAAAGTTTAAATCAATATCTGGTGTTTTATCCGCATTAAAGCCTAAGAAGGTTTGGAATGGAATATTATGACCATTACCGCGCATGATTGTATGACAATGCGGACAGACTTGATCTTCTAAATCAAAACCAGATAGTACTTTACCATCTAGGAAAAATTCAGAGTAATGACAATTGGGGCATAAATAATGTGGTGGTAAAGGATTGACTTCGGTGATATGTGACATTGTTGCCGCAAAGGAAGAGCCAACCGAACCACGAGAGCCAACCACATAGCCATCCTCATTGGTCTTCATAACTAACAAGGAAGCGATGTAATAATGCACACCAAAACCATTGCGAATAATATTATCTAACTCATTATCTAAGCGTTGTTGAACAAGGTCAGGAATTTTGCCTTCAAAGCCATATTGTTCCATCACTGTTTTTTGACACAATTCTCTTAATTTATCATCAGAACCTTCAATAATTGGGGGATAGGTTCCTTTCGGAACTGGCTCTATTTCTTCAATTTGTTTAAATAATTTCTTTGGTGTATCAACGACCATTTCATGAACCAATTGTTCATCTTCCAACCAAGAGAATTCTTCTATCATTTCATTGGTTAAACGAAGATGTTGATCAGGATTTGAATGATGACGACGAATTTGTTCGTTACGAATGTATAAAGGATGCGTACCACCACCAACACCCTTGGCAGTAATATAAATATCTCTAAAAATCTTTTCTTCTTTTTTACAATAATGGCAATCCGATGTTGCTATTATTGGTAAATTTAATTCCTTTGCACAAGAGATAATACGTCTTTGAACGTCTTTTAAACGAGCTAAGTTAATGATCGAACCTAATTCTAAAGAAGTAGAATAATTCGCTAATGGTTGTAGTTCAATGTAATCATAGAAAGCCATCGTCTTTTTTAAACGATTATCATCACCATTACAAGCCATCTCAAAAACTTCGCCATTTAAACAAGCTGAACCAATCAATAAATTCTCCCGATACTTTTGAAGAGTTGAACGTTTGATACGAGGTTCACCAATCGCATTTGATCCTTCATTTTTGGTTTTAACGGCTAAAGTTTCCGTATTAGAAATACTAATTAAATCATACAAGGCTTTTAAACCGGCTTGATTTTTAGCAATCACAACCGCATGCTTAGAAAACATACGTTTGAAATCACTTTTTGTATGTACTTTTTCTTGTAAATCACAAATCGTTTCTACTTGGAATTGGCGCTTTGCGTCCACAATCAAATGTTCAAAAGCATCGGCTAAAATATTCGCATCGTAATCGGCACGGTGCGCATCGCTTCTTGAATAATTTAGCTTATAGTGATTGGAAATATATTCCAGAGCAAAACGAGAACGATCAGGCAAAATTGCACGAGCTAAGTCTAAAGTATCAATCACCGGATTATTTAATGCTTTTCTGCCCAATCGCCTTAACTCTTCATTAAAAAATGGATAGTCAAAACTAGCGTTATGGGCTACTAATACCGCATCACCAATATAAGCCAATAATTCATCCACCACTTCCGAGAAATTTTTTTCGTTTTCTACCATCTCATTAGAAATATTGGTTTTTCTTTCAATAAAAGATGGAATGGAAATAGGAGGCTTAATAAAAAGTTGTTTAGAATCTAAACGAAGTCCATTTTTAATACGAACTGCCCCAAATTCAATCATGTGGTCATACTTAGCACTTAATCCGGTGGTTTCTAAGTCAAAAACCACATAGGTCGCTTCATCTAGTTTTTCATCATTGGCATTTCGCACAATGCACAAATCATCTTCAACTAAATTCAATTCGCAACCAAAACCAACATTAAAAGAACGCTTTGGATCTTTTTTATGTAAATCTTCTACACAATGCTTGGCTTTCACAAAGGATTGAACATTCGCATGATCGCTTAAAACAATTCCCTCATGACCTAAATTCCAAGCGTATTGAATCATTTCCTTAGGTGAACAAACACCATCCATTTCCGAAAAATTGGTGTGGGAATGAAATTCAATTCTTTTCTTTTCAGCTGTATCAACTATTTGTTTTGGTTGATCAATGATTTCAATGGAATTAGCTATACAGCTATTTTCTTTCGCAAAAGTATCATAACTAATTCTTCCTTGTACACGAACATATGAGCCAACATGGATTTCTTCCATCTGTTCAAGACTTAAACGATCAGAACTAAAGCGTTTCACATGAATAGCACCATGACCATCGTAAACTGATAAGGTTTGAAGTTGTTTTCCACCCCTTAATTCTTTGATTTCACTTTGGAAGACTTCAGCTTCAAAATAGATTTGCCCTGTTTCACTTACGTCTTCATCCAAACGAATGAGTTCGGCATTACTTTTCTTAGATTTATACATTACTTTTTTCACTGGGACAAGCTTTTCTTCTTTTAGGATAGGGCGATCTAAAATAACCGTTTTTTCAGTTAGAACGGTTGGAGCTTCTTGTTGGACAATGGAAATACCATAATCTTCTAAACCAATTTGATTTAGGATGGAACGCAAGGAAGAAATCGCTTCTTCCCCTTTTTTAATCAATTGTGGATTTAAAAAGGAAAACTGAATGGATTTTTGTTGTGAGAAAATTTGTATTTCAGCTGAATTAAATACAAATAAGTCACTTTCTCTTTGAAAGAAAGGACGAACATAGCTTTCAAACTGAAGAACATTCATTTCATTCTTTTCCCAATGGAAAAAGAAATTTGGTTGCAAGCCGACTTGTTGTAAAAATTCTGTTTCTAATTCTTGAAAACAATCATAGTTGCAAGGTTCTTCCCCTTTTAATTCAATTTCAATCTTTTGGTCTTGTTTATAGAAACGAACAGACAAAACATCCACTTTTTCCAAAGTGGAAGTGGATGTACAGTTTAATTTATCAAGTAATTCAATTAACTTCATGAAAGCCTCTTACTTAAAGAAGCCGGACAATAGTTTTTTAGCGGAACGAATCGCTACATTCACGAGTTCGTTTTCAGTACGATTTCTCGCTTTGCGCATCAAACGAGATTGCCAATCGGTTGGTTGTCTTCTTGCTTCTTTTTCTCTTTCTTTTTCTTCTTGTAACTGCTGTTTTTCATCTTGTTGAGCTTGTAATATCTCAGCAATCTTTTCATTAGCACTTTCGGGATCTAAATCACTACCATATTTTTCTTGCCAAGGGGACAAATGGACTTTTTCTTGAATGCTTTCTTTAGCTATACCATCTAAAGAACTATGGATTGGATAAATTAATGTTCTTTGCACCATAGCAGGTATGCCATCTTCTTGCAAACAAGAAACCAAAGCTTCCCCAATCGCTAATTGTTGTAAGACTTCTTCGCTATCAAAATCAGGATTGGCACGGAAAGAATCCGCAACCCCCTTTAACTTCTTAATTTCAACGGGTGTATAAGCTCTTAAAGTATGCTGAATACGATTAGAAAGTTGACCTAAGACTTCATTTGGAATATCACTTGGGGATTGTGAGCATAAATAAACTCCAATTCCCTTGGAACGAATTAACTTAATCATCTGTTCAAATTTCATCAAGAAAGAAGGACTCGCTTCTTGGAATAATAGATGAGCTTCATCGATAACAACCACTAATTTTGGTTGCTCTAAATCACCAACCTCGGACATACTTTGGAATAAACGGTCTAATAAAATCCACATTAAAGTCGCATAGGTAGTTGGTTTCAGAAATAAATTTTGACAAGAAAGAATAGAAATTAAGCCTTTTCCATCTCTTGTTTGCAACAAATTTTGTACATCAAAATCCGGTAAACCAAAAAGCTTTTGACCGCCCTGTTTCTCAAAAGCAAGCACTTTTCGCTGAATGGAGGAGATGGATTGGCTTGTGATTAAACCATATTTCATACTGAATTCTTTCGTATTATTTAAGACATATTGCAACATCGCCTTCAAATCTTCTAAATCAATTAAGTCCAATTGTTCCCCATGAGCAATCGAGTAAAGAATGGTCAAAATGCCTTCTTGAGTTTCATTTAAACCTAAAATCTTAGCCAATAATAATGGATCTACATCTTCCAAAACAAAGCGAAAAGGAATCCCTAATTCACGATTAGCATCAATGAATTCCACCGGATAGGCTTTGGCTTCAAAATTTTCTAGGTCAAGTTCTTGAATACGGCTCGCTACTTTTTCTAAATTACCAGCTTTAGCTAAACCGGAAACATCCCCTTTAATATCTGTAACAATACTTGGAATCCCTAGTTGTGAACATTCTTCTAATAAATGTTTTACAGTAACGGTTTTACCGGAACCACTAGCTCCGGCAATCAAACCATGGCGATTCATTCGTTTGGTTTCTAAAACCACCTCTTGTCCATTCGCTTTTCCTAAAATAATTTGTGCCATATACCCTCCTATTTAGCTAATTTTTCAAACGCATTTTTAGCAGCGGCCTGTTCCGCCGCTTTTTTGGAATTACCACTACCCGTACCTAAAACCAAACCGTCGACCACCGCATTCATAACAAAAGTCGGAGCATTGCTTGGCCCTGTTTCAGAGACTAAATTATACACTAAAGAGCGTCTTGAATCAGCTTGGATAACTTCTTGTAAACGAGTTTTATAATCCAGTTGCACTGCTTGGACAATTTCTTTAGCTTGTTTTAAATGTGGTGTGATAACTTGTCTTAAAATCACATCCACCGCCATCATTCCTTGATCTAAGAATAAAGCCCCTAAAAAAGCTTCCATGGCATCCGCAATAATAGCATCTTTTTCTCGACCTCCAGAGCGTTCTTCCCCTTTTCCTAGACGAATGTATTGGTTTAAACCAAGTTGCCGTGAATAGTTTGCTAAGGCTGGTTCACATACCAATTGTGCTCTTAGACGTGTCATTTGACCTTCACTTAAATTCAAAGGATAAATCTGTGCCGATGACCATAGTTGTAAGACTGCATCTCCCATGAATTCTAAGCGTTCATTATCGTCTTTTAAACCGTGTTCATTGGCGTAAGAACTATGAGTTAAGGCTTGCTCAATAAGCTCGAAGCGTTCAATGTTAATCCCTTGTGATTTTAAAAAATTATGAATATCCATGTTTCAACCTTTCTTTTAAAAGACTATTGATAAAAGTTTGATTCTCTTGTGTTTCAGGATGGTCTAATATTGACTTGGCATCTAATTTTGCTTGATCAATAAAAGCTGTATCTTCAATTAGATTACCTAAGATAAAACTTGGTAAACCCGATTGTCTTAATCCAAGTATATCACCGGGTCCTCTTAATCGTAAATCTTCCTCGGAGATATAAAAGCCATCGTAGCTCTTCACTAAAACTTCTAAACGCTCAATCGTTAATTCATCATGGCTATCACTCAATAGCCAACAATAACCTTGATTATTTCCTCTTTGAATACGCCCTCTTAATTGATGTAAGGTGCTTAAACCAAAACGGTCACTATCATAGATAATCATGCCTGTCGCATTGACGCAATTCATGCCCACTTCCACCACCGTTGTTGAAACTAAGATTTGCGTTTGATTATCATAAAATTCTTGCATGACTTTCTCTTTTTCTTGGGATTTCATTTGCCCATGAATCATTCCCACTTGATAGTTTGGAAATAGCTTCGCAAGGTTTTTCTGGGTATCATAAACATTGCGTACTTTAAAACCATTCTCATTTTTATTCACGGCGGCACAAATCACATACAATTGATGTCCCTTATCTAATAAAGATTGAATATCCTTTAAAACGGAACGAAAACTGTTTTCTTCAATTCGTTTGGTAATAGGTGCTTTTCTTCCTTTAGGCATAGATTGAATAGTCGAGACATCCATTCCTCCCAATAAACTGGAAGCTAAGGTTCTAGGAATTGGAGTGGCACTCATAACTGCGAAGTCTACACCATCGGATTGAGCTTTTAAAAATTCTCTTTGTTGGACACCAAAGCGCTGTTGTTCATCCACAATCACTAAACCTAAGTTTTGAAAGTGAACTCCTGATTGTAATAAGGAATGTGTCCCGATGACAATTTGAATGTTTCCTTCTTTTAAATCATTTAGGATATTTTCTTTTTTACTCGCATTTAAACCACTATACAAAAGCATCATTTTTTTCTTTTCTTTTGGAAATAAAGCTTGTAAGCTTTCAAAGTGTTGACGCGCTAGAATTTCGGTGGGTGCTAATAAAGCGGCTTGATAACCGGAAGAAACACAAGCGAATAAACTTATTCCAGCCACTACGGTTTTACCGGATCCAACATCTCCTTGGATTAAACGGTTCATTTTCTTAGTGGATTTCATATCTTGAATCATTTCTTTTAGAACTTTCCCTTGATCTTTTGTTAAAACAAATGGGATTTGGTGGATTAAAGATTGGATATAATCATTTTTGATATTTTTTTTCTGTTTTTCTTCGCAATATGTATCTTCATTTTTTAAATATAGATGGGCAAAAAAGCGTAAGAATTCTTCATATTTTAAGCGACGAATGGCTTGATTTAAAGCCCTCTTATTCGGTGGCGTATGAATGGATTGTAAGGCTTGTGTACGCGATAGTAAGCGATATTTATCAATGAATGTAGCCGGCATGGTATCTTCTTGTTCTAACAAGCATTCACTTAATACCTTTTCCATAAAGGCATGAATAGAGCGTTGTTGAAAATCAGCTTTATTGCGATAAATTGGTTCAAATGGCTTATGGTCTTTCATTGCCTTTAAATCATAGTTTATAGCTGTGAATTTATTATGACCATTGTATTTACCAAAGATGGTAATGACATGTTGACCGGGCAACGTCTTAGCCCATGGACGATTAAAAATAATAACATCGATGACTTGCCCCTCAACCATGACTTCAAAATGGACAATCGTTTTTTTCCCATAGCCAAAAGAACGGGATTTTCCTAATGTTATTGCTTCAAAGCGAAGGGTTTCACCAATTTTCCATTCGCTATATGGCAAAGCTTCATAGCAATCATATCGAATGGGATAGTTTGTTAGAACATCTTCCACACTTTCAAAGTTAAAAGCTTCTTTGATTTTACGTTGTGTTGTGGTTAATTTAATCTCATTTAAATCTTTCATCTCTATTATTATAAACGAAAAAAGTAAGAAACCCGATGGGCTTCTTACTCAATACCAATTAAGTATGTATAGACAGGTTGATTACCTTGTTGAATATCCACATCTACTTCATAGTTTTCATCTAAGAAAGATTTGATTTGGTTCGTTTCTTCTTCATTTGCGTCTTCTCCACAGATAATGGTTACGATTTCACTTTTCTCATCAATTAAGCTCTTTAATAAGCCTAAAGCACTTTCTAAACGATTTTTTGAAATAGACACAATTTCTTTATCATGGATACCCATGTAATCACCAGCATGAATTTCTTTACCATCCATACTGGTATCTTTTACCGCATAGGTAATGGAACCACTCTTGACATTCGCAATTGCCTCTTGCATCGCTTTTTGATTTTCATTTAAACTTTCATTTGGATTAAAGATTAGACAAGCACTAATACCCTGCAAGATTGACTTACTTTCAAGCACAACCACTTTCTTATCCTTTATTACATCTGCAGCCTGCTTGGCAGCTAAGATAATATTGGAGTTATTTGGCAAGATGAAAATCTTATGGGCATTCACTTTTTTGATAGCATGGATGAAATCTTCGGTTGCC comes from the Bulleidia sp. zg-1006 genome and includes:
- a CDS encoding helicase HerA-like domain-containing protein, with protein sequence MAQIILGKANGQEVVLETKRMNRHGLIAGASGSGKTVTVKHLLEECSQLGIPSIVTDIKGDVSGLAKAGNLEKVASRIQELDLENFEAKAYPVEFIDANRELGIPFRFVLEDVDPLLLAKILGLNETQEGILTILYSIAHGEQLDLIDLEDLKAMLQYVLNNTKEFSMKYGLITSQSISSIQRKVLAFEKQGGQKLFGLPDFDVQNLLQTRDGKGLISILSCQNLFLKPTTYATLMWILLDRLFQSMSEVGDLEQPKLVVVIDEAHLLFQEASPSFLMKFEQMIKLIRSKGIGVYLCSQSPSDIPNEVLGQLSNRIQHTLRAYTPVEIKKLKGVADSFRANPDFDSEEVLQQLAIGEALVSCLQEDGIPAMVQRTLIYPIHSSLDGIAKESIQEKVHLSPWQEKYGSDLDPESANEKIAEILQAQQDEKQQLQEEKEREKEARRQPTDWQSRLMRKARNRTENELVNVAIRSAKKLLSGFFK
- a CDS encoding PolC-type DNA polymerase III; the protein is MKLIELLDKLNCTSTSTLEKVDVLSVRFYKQDQKIEIELKGEEPCNYDCFQELETEFLQQVGLQPNFFFHWEKNEMNVLQFESYVRPFFQRESDLFVFNSAEIQIFSQQKSIQFSFLNPQLIKKGEEAISSLRSILNQIGLEDYGISIVQQEAPTVLTEKTVILDRPILKEEKLVPVKKVMYKSKKSNAELIRLDEDVSETGQIYFEAEVFQSEIKELRGGKQLQTLSVYDGHGAIHVKRFSSDRLSLEQMEEIHVGSYVRVQGRISYDTFAKENSCIANSIEIIDQPKQIVDTAEKKRIEFHSHTNFSEMDGVCSPKEMIQYAWNLGHEGIVLSDHANVQSFVKAKHCVEDLHKKDPKRSFNVGFGCELNLVEDDLCIVRNANDEKLDEATYVVFDLETTGLSAKYDHMIEFGAVRIKNGLRLDSKQLFIKPPISIPSFIERKTNISNEMVENEKNFSEVVDELLAYIGDAVLVAHNASFDYPFFNEELRRLGRKALNNPVIDTLDLARAILPDRSRFALEYISNHYKLNYSRSDAHRADYDANILADAFEHLIVDAKRQFQVETICDLQEKVHTKSDFKRMFSKHAVVIAKNQAGLKALYDLISISNTETLAVKTKNEGSNAIGEPRIKRSTLQKYRENLLIGSACLNGEVFEMACNGDDNRLKKTMAFYDYIELQPLANYSTSLELGSIINLARLKDVQRRIISCAKELNLPIIATSDCHYCKKEEKIFRDIYITAKGVGGGTHPLYIRNEQIRRHHSNPDQHLRLTNEMIEEFSWLEDEQLVHEMVVDTPKKLFKQIEEIEPVPKGTYPPIIEGSDDKLRELCQKTVMEQYGFEGKIPDLVQQRLDNELDNIIRNGFGVHYYIASLLVMKTNEDGYVVGSRGSVGSSFAATMSHITEVNPLPPHYLCPNCHYSEFFLDGKVLSGFDLEDQVCPHCHTIMRGNGHNIPFQTFLGFNADKTPDIDLNFSDLYQAKAHNFIKDYFGEEHAFRAGTIGTVAEKTAFGYVKGYEEEMNVQFSSPMKEYLAMHCQDVKRTTGQHPGGIVIVPKDHVVEDFTPIQYPSNQPGPWKTTHFEYHDYGDQILKFDILGHVDPTSMRLLQEIATVKPMDIPMNDAETLSLFYEDKALKADPRIYHQETGAVGLPEFGTANTRRVLQETKPHTFSDLTILSGLTHGTDVWAGNAEERVKQGFLLKDVIGCRDDIMTYLLDKKLEPLDAFKIMEGVRKGKGLTEAQEKNMREHQVPDWYIDSCKKIKYMFPKAHAVAYVMMAVRIAWYKVHEPINFYIQYLTLRCDAYDIAIMSKGLTAVRMEMERIKKLMDTRDPGLSNKDKALFNTLEICEEMYARGYSIENVNLYESLATRFKQSPSNPNAVIPPFVVIDSLGESVAENIVQARQEGEFLSKEDLLARTHLSKTLLQRFEKMGIIQDLNDTNQLSLFD
- the rnc gene encoding ribonuclease III, with the translated sequence MDIHNFLKSQGINIERFELIEQALTHSSYANEHGLKDDNERLEFMGDAVLQLWSSAQIYPLNLSEGQMTRLRAQLVCEPALANYSRQLGLNQYIRLGKGEERSGGREKDAIIADAMEAFLGALFLDQGMMAVDVILRQVITPHLKQAKEIVQAVQLDYKTRLQEVIQADSRRSLVYNLVSETGPSNAPTFVMNAVVDGLVLGTGSGNSKKAAEQAAAKNAFEKLAK
- a CDS encoding ATP-dependent DNA helicase RecG — encoded protein: MKDLNEIKLTTTQRKIKEAFNFESVEDVLTNYPIRYDCYEALPYSEWKIGETLRFEAITLGKSRSFGYGKKTIVHFEVMVEGQVIDVIIFNRPWAKTLPGQHVITIFGKYNGHNKFTAINYDLKAMKDHKPFEPIYRNKADFQQRSIHAFMEKVLSECLLEQEDTMPATFIDKYRLLSRTQALQSIHTPPNKRALNQAIRRLKYEEFLRFFAHLYLKNEDTYCEEKQKKNIKNDYIQSLIHQIPFVLTKDQGKVLKEMIQDMKSTKKMNRLIQGDVGSGKTVVAGISLFACVSSGYQAALLAPTEILARQHFESLQALFPKEKKKMMLLYSGLNASKKENILNDLKEGNIQIVIGTHSLLQSGVHFQNLGLVIVDEQQRFGVQQREFLKAQSDGVDFAVMSATPIPRTLASSLLGGMDVSTIQSMPKGRKAPITKRIEENSFRSVLKDIQSLLDKGHQLYVICAAVNKNENGFKVRNVYDTQKNLAKLFPNYQVGMIHGQMKSQEKEKVMQEFYDNQTQILVSTTVVEVGMNCVNATGMIIYDSDRFGLSTLHQLRGRIQRGNNQGYCWLLSDSHDELTIERLEVLVKSYDGFYISEEDLRLRGPGDILGLRQSGLPSFILGNLIEDTAFIDQAKLDAKSILDHPETQENQTFINSLLKERLKHGYS